The nucleotide window ATTCTTTCAAAAACATCTATAGTCGTATCTAATGCAAAAAACATATTGTCATTAGGAAACAATCTAAATGAAAACACATTTCATATGCAAAAAAGATCTACAAATATATTTATAGGATCTATCTTTTTAAAACCATATTCTTCATTTCATAATTTAAATAAAAACGACATCTTTTCACAAAACAACTACCGTATATATGAATATAGCACCGACTACGGATTACAAACTAAATTAATCAACTATACTAGTTCATTAATAGTTAATTTATGTGACGGTATAGAACAATCAATAAATTTAAGTCATAACAATACCATTCATTACGAACGTATTAAAATAAACATACAATTAAAAAACTTCAATAAATTATTAGGCTGTCATATACAAAAAAATGTTATATTTAAAATTTTACAAAAAATAGGGTATGAAATACTTCAAAATGATAAAACAATAACTGTTATAGTTCCAAACTGGCGATATGATATAAAAATAGAAGAACATGTTATAGAAGATTTTTTGCGAATATATGGATATAAAAAAATTGATTATTTACCTATTAAATATCATACGTATAAAAGTCAAAAAAACTGTAAAAAGTTTAATTTACACAGAATTAAATATCTTTTGATAGATAAAGGATATTATGAAGTAATAACATACGGATTTGTTGATCCTAATATGCAAAATCTTTTTTTTACAAACAATAATTACTTAACAATAAAAAACCCAATCTCTAAAGAACTATCTACTATGAGACAATCAATGTGGATAGGATTATTATCTTCGATCGAATATAATCAAAATCGCCAAAATCATTCTCTACGATTTTTCGAAAGTGGAATTTGTTTCATAAAAGAAAACACAAAAGAATTAAAAGTAAAAGAAATACATGTTCTATCTGGCGCTATTAATGGATTATTCTATCCTACTAACTGGGATGGAAAAAATAGAACATATAACTTTTATGACTTAAAAGGAGATGTAGAATCTATTTTAGAATTATGTGTTAATATGAAAAAAATAGAATTTTTACCTGCTAAAATAACAGGATTACATGCTGGAAAAAGTGCTTATATATACATTAATAAAACTATTATTGGAAAAATTGGCGAATTAGATCCTCGAATAAGTAAACAATTTAATTTAAAAAATTCAACTGTTTTATTTGAATTGTTTTTAGATAAAATAAAAGAAAAAAAAACAAAAGTTATTCATGCAATATCTCAATATCCTACTATTCAAAGAGATATATCTATAATGTTACCTATGTTCACTTTATCAAGCAATATTATTAAAACTTGTATTAAAATAATAGATAATAATTTAACAAAAATACATATAACTGATGTCTACTATGGAAATCATATTCAAAAAAATAAAAAAAGTTTAACAATAAAATTTATATTTCAACATTATAAAAAAACGTATACTAATCGTGAAATTGATACAATTATTAATAATTGTATACATATTTTAGAAAAAAAATATAAAGCAAGTCTCAGACAGATATAAAATAATTTAATCATTTTCTATAAAAAATAACTAAATTAAATTATTTTAAATGTAAATTTCCACATATTTACTTACACTCTATACATATTTTTCATCCGTTGTTTAAAACAAAACTATTTATATGCTAAAATTTTATCTACAACAGCTATTGCACAGCTTATATTTATTTATATTTTGTATTTACTTTAATTTTTATATTAAATATAAATTTTTAATTTCAAATGTATACATTCATATTTTAATTAAAATTTATAAAAAACAGTATTCATGGAAAAAAACCTCAATATATAAAAATTGTTTTAATTAAAAATATTTAAATAAAAATTTCTATTTAAAATTTAAAAAATAAATAGTTTTTTACTTATTAATCAATATATATATATTGTTTTTTATATTCAATAAATAATATGAATCTATACTAGATAAATAATTAAATTGAAATATATATTTGTACAAATATAATTGATAACTAATACAGTCTAGTAAAACTCTACAATATCATATTATTTGTTATTTTTAATAATTGTTCAAACAAAATTCAATTTTTGATTTTGAAATAATCTAAAAAATTAATAAATGACTATATAATAGTTAATAACTTATTATTAACTTAACAATAAATTATGTAATATTAACATTTATAATTTTAAAAAATAGTAAACCGTTTTCTTATTAATTATATGTAACATTAAAAATTAAAAAAAAGAAAAATTAACTACACTATTTAGAAAAACAAATATAAAATTTAAAAGAGATAATCTATTCGTCTTAATTTCTATATTTTTATCATTTACTAACACTTTTTTAAAAAAATAGTCTACTAAATTGGTCAATTTGTTCAATAAAAAAAAGAAAGATTTATATTTTTTTTCATTTTTTAAAAAAGTTATTTTATTTTTAATAAATATGAAATACTTATATAAAACTCTTTCTTGTTTATTTTCCAATAAAAAAAATTTTATTTTTTTTGAAATTAGAATACTATTCTTCTTTAATATTTTGTTTAACCTTTTGTATAAATTTATTAATTGAATGAATTGTTTAGAACAATAAATATTATTTATAAAATTTATTTTATTATTAATACTAACAAAATTAATATCATTTCCAAAAATAACAGAATTAATTACAGACTTATTATAATTCTTATTTACATAAAAATTAAAGATTCTATCCAATAAAAAGTTTTTTACTTTTATCATAACTCTATTATGAACTGCATCATTAACCTTATATAAAGAAACTGCAGTACTTATTAAATTATCGATGTTAATATCTAACTTTTTTTTTAATATAATTAAAATTAAACCTATTGAAGATCTTCTCATACCGAATGGATCCCCACTACTACTTACTCTACTGTTTGCAATAAACATTCCTGTAAGCATATCTATTTTGTCAGCAATAGCTAAGTTACACGATATGTCACTATCAGGAACGTCTTCCTCTATGTTAATGTTATCGTACTGTTCTTTTATAGCTAAAGATACCTTTCTATTTTCTCCATCTAACAAAGCATAAATACTACCTATTTTTCCTTGCATTTTTGGAAATTCTCTTACAACATTAGTTACTAAATCACATTTAGAAAGTTTAGCAGCCTGTATAGATAGAACATTATTTTTATTAGTTAATCTACATACATATTTTACTAATCTAATAATTCTTTTGCTTCGATCTAATAAAGAACCTAAAGACGTATGAAAAATGATATTTTTTAAATCTGCAAAACATTTTTTTAATTTTCTTTTGCGGTCAACAGAGAAAAAAAACTGAGCGTCTGAAAGTCTAGCAATTATTACTTTTTCATTACCATTCACTATACCACGTGAACATTTAGGAGAAATGTTAGAAACTAATAAAAATTTATTTATTAAATTGTTATTTTTATCGAATATAGGAAAAAATTTTTGATCTCTTTCCATTATATGGGTGATAATTTCAGAAGGAATAGATAAAAACCTCTTTGGAAAAGAAGCAATTAACACTTTAGGCCATTCTACTAAAGAAGTTACTTCTTCTAATAATTTTTTAGAAAATTTTACAATACCACCAATTAAATCAGCTTTCTTTTTTAAATCTTTTAAAATTACATCTTTTCTAACATAATGATTTACTAGTACCTGTCCTTTTTTCTCTAAAATTAATGGATATTCTTTTGCTTCTATAACTGAAATTACTCTTTTATTCATATAAAAATGTCCAAACGTCAATCTGTTAGATTGCATTCCAAAAATATTTACTAAAATATTTTTTTCATCTAATAACACCAACAGGTTTCTCACAGGACGTATAAATTTTATACTCTTGTTATTCCAACTCATTATAGTTGATTTTAAAGTTAATTTTTTTAGAGAAATTAAAACTATTTTAGAAAATATAAATTCTATATATTCATTTTTATTATTTTCAATATATTCACTATTGGTATATAATTGTTTTTTATATTTTTTATAGTTTTCTAAATCAGAATAATGGTATTGTACTTTTTTTTCATTTTCTTTAATTGTTTTTTTATTTTTAAAAAAAAATAATTTTTTATTTATTCTCTGTTTTTTTTTTAATTCTATAGAAAAATTATTTATTCCATTTACTTTTATAGCTAATCTTCTAGGAGAAGAAAACCATTCTACATTTTTATACTTAATTTTATAAAAAATTAATTCATTAACTACTAATTTAGAAAATAGTTTTGATAAACCAAACAAATTTTTTGCCGGTAGTTCTTCAGTAATTAATTCTACTAATAATGTTTTTTTTTTCATTATTTTTCACTGTTTCAAGTACTTATGTAATTAGAGTATTTTCTCTAAGAAAATAAATATTCGCTATTTTTTTTGAAAAACTTCGTATTTTTAAAATATAATTTTGCCTTTCTGTTACAGATATAACTTTTTTTGCATCTAACAAATTAAAATTATGAATTGCATGTAAAAGATTTTCATATGCAGGAATAATTAATGGATTTTTTAAATTTAATAAACGTTCCGTCTCTTTTAAATACATTTCAAATAAACAAAATAAAGTATTCGTATCAGAATATTTAAAATTATACATTGATTGTTCTTTTTCATTAACTAAAAATAATTCTTTGTAAGTATATACTTTCTTATGCTTTGATAAACCCCATACTATATCGTATACATTATCAATATTTTGTATATGCATGCATAATCGTTCTAAACCATAAGTAATTTCAACAGCAACAGGATCACATTCAACGCCTCCTACTTGCTGAAAATAAGTAAACTGAAAAACTTCCATGCCATTAATCCATACTTCCCATCCAATTCCTGAAGCACCTAAAGTCGGATTTTCCCAATTATCTTCTACAAAACGTATATCTTGTTCTGTACTATGTATATTCAATTGTTTTAAAGAATTTAAAAA belongs to Buchnera aphidicola (Anoecia corni) and includes:
- the pheT gene encoding phenylalanine--tRNA ligase subunit beta, which produces MKFSESWFREWINPQIDTSTLCNQLTEIGFEANIYNPIFLNDFHNIITGKIINELKVKKKNKLKYFNVDIGRNKSIIAYSILDDIYIGKTVAIATKKSVLTKKLTIKKILIAKNIYSEGKICTFLDLGIDSSKKEIIEISSQYPLGTDIKKIFSHFFPIINVLATPNRSYGLSLFTLAKEIAVINNLSLPFIKIKNTKKNQKNKININIEKNLQHVVKYCGKKIKNINLKKETPFWLKERLRFSEILPKKNILDNIINYVYIELGQPVHIINSSLIKNELFIRHPKKKEIKKLHAEKKIILSKTSIVVSNAKNILSLGNNLNENTFHMQKRSTNIFIGSIFLKPYSSFHNLNKNDIFSQNNYRIYEYSTDYGLQTKLINYTSSLIVNLCDGIEQSINLSHNNTIHYERIKINIQLKNFNKLLGCHIQKNVIFKILQKIGYEILQNDKTITVIVPNWRYDIKIEEHVIEDFLRIYGYKKIDYLPIKYHTYKSQKNCKKFNLHRIKYLLIDKGYYEVITYGFVDPNMQNLFFTNNNYLTIKNPISKELSTMRQSMWIGLLSSIEYNQNRQNHSLRFFESGICFIKENTKELKVKEIHVLSGAINGLFYPTNWDGKNRTYNFYDLKGDVESILELCVNMKKIEFLPAKITGLHAGKSAYIYINKTIIGKIGELDPRISKQFNLKNSTVLFELFLDKIKEKKTKVIHAISQYPTIQRDISIMLPMFTLSSNIIKTCIKIIDNNLTKIHITDVYYGNHIQKNKKSLTIKFIFQHYKKTYTNREIDTIINNCIHILEKKYKASLRQI
- the glyS gene encoding glycine--tRNA ligase subunit beta, encoding MKKKTLLVELITEELPAKNLFGLSKLFSKLVVNELIFYKIKYKNVEWFSSPRRLAIKVNGINNFSIELKKKQRINKKLFFFKNKKTIKENEKKVQYHYSDLENYKKYKKQLYTNSEYIENNKNEYIEFIFSKIVLISLKKLTLKSTIMSWNNKSIKFIRPVRNLLVLLDEKNILVNIFGMQSNRLTFGHFYMNKRVISVIEAKEYPLILEKKGQVLVNHYVRKDVILKDLKKKADLIGGIVKFSKKLLEEVTSLVEWPKVLIASFPKRFLSIPSEIITHIMERDQKFFPIFDKNNNLINKFLLVSNISPKCSRGIVNGNEKVIIARLSDAQFFFSVDRKRKLKKCFADLKNIIFHTSLGSLLDRSKRIIRLVKYVCRLTNKNNVLSIQAAKLSKCDLVTNVVREFPKMQGKIGSIYALLDGENRKVSLAIKEQYDNINIEEDVPDSDISCNLAIADKIDMLTGMFIANSRVSSSGDPFGMRRSSIGLILIILKKKLDINIDNLISTAVSLYKVNDAVHNRVMIKVKNFLLDRIFNFYVNKNYNKSVINSVIFGNDINFVSINNKINFINNIYCSKQFIQLINLYKRLNKILKKNSILISKKIKFFLLENKQERVLYKYFIFIKNKITFLKNEKKYKSFFFLLNKLTNLVDYFFKKVLVNDKNIEIKTNRLSLLNFIFVFLNSVVNFSFF
- the glyQ gene encoding glycine--tRNA ligase subunit alpha; this encodes MKEFENITFISIINILKKYWSSKGCVIIEPLDLPVGAGTFHPETFFNSIGKKSFSRAYVQASRRPSDGRFGKNPNRLQHYYQFQIIIKPAPNNIQDLFLNSLKQLNIHSTEQDIRFVEDNWENPTLGASGIGWEVWINGMEVFQFTYFQQVGGVECDPVAVEITYGLERLCMHIQNIDNVYDIVWGLSKHKKVYTYKELFLVNEKEQSMYNFKYSDTNTLFCLFEMYLKETERLLNLKNPLIIPAYENLLHAIHNFNLLDAKKVISVTERQNYILKIRSFSKKIANIYFLRENTLIT